Part of the Paenibacillus aurantius genome, ATTCGGTCATGTTGGCTTTGCCGAGCAGGATGGCGCCCGCCTTTCTCAGCCGGGCGACCAAGGCGGCATCTTCCAACGCGAACGAGTGCTTAAGCGCAAGCGATCCGGCGCTGGTGGGCATACGGTCCCCGGTATCGATATTGTCCTTCAAGAGAAGAGGAATTCCGTGAAGAGGCCCCGTTAAGCCCCTGTCTCGATAAGCCCGGTCAAGCGCCTCCGCTTGAAACAGCGCGTCCGGGTTCACCTCCAGGACCGACTGAATACCGGGCCCGTCCTTATCGAGCCGGGCGATCCGGTCCAAATAATACATCACCAGCTTTACCGCCGTCAGCGAACCGTCCCGGTAGGCCGCATGGATCTCGGTAACGCCCGCTTCTTCCCAATGCCCTTTTGTCATGAATTCTCTACCTGCTTCCCCAGTCTTATCCGCCCATGTTATATCTTTAATCCATCACCCAACCGTGCATACGCGGCTTACCGCCAAACAAGTTACCGGCTAGGGCTTTCTTCCATCCTAACGGAAACAAGCCCGCTCCACCACGGACACAATCGTTATACTCAAAAAGTAAGACAACGGCAAAGAACCCCGGGCCCGGGGCCTGGGGTTCTTCCGCCGCCTTAATCCTTAACCGCCTTGAGGAGGGCGAGGCGGGCTTTCTCCGTCAAATAGCTTTCCGTCTTGAAGCAGGAAGGGCATACATAGACGTTCTCTTCCAGCGCGGCGAGCAAAGGCTTTCCGACAGCCTCCGGCACAAGCGGGCTCCAGGCTTCCTTCCCGGTGGTCCTCTGTCCGGCCAACAGCATCAGCTCGCGGCAGTTCGTGCATTCCGGGGCTTCCTCCTGGCCGTCGATCACCTGCTCCACCTTCTCGCTGTATTCGTCCCGGTACTCTTCCTCGAGCTCATCCAGATCGTCCAGCTCCCCGACCGGGGCGGCATCCAGCTCCTCCTCGTCTTCCTCCTCCGCAGGCGCTCCGAACGTTACGCTGCGGTAGGCCCCCAGCTCATTGAAGCAGTGCGGGCACTCTTCTTCGGGTCCAAGCTCGGGATCCCAGACAATCTCCGTATGGCACCACGGGCATACTTGCTTCTCTTCCGATTCCAATGTCTGTCCCCCCCGTTACCAGGTTGTCGATAAATAATATAGGCCGATGGCCAGAAAGACAAAAGCCACCGCAAACAGCGTTCCCCACAAATACTTCATGTCACGCTCGCTCCAATGACGTACGAGACGGAAATCGAGATGATCATCGATATGAGGCCGACCGCTTTATTATCATTCTTGACCTGCTCGTCGATTTTAAAATACGGGGTAAGCATTTCAAAGACGAAATAAGCGACCAAGAGCAGGACAAACCCATAGCAGGACCAGATCACCGATTCGAGCAATGTATCGTTATTCAGAATGGCAAAGCGAAAAATGTTGCAGATTCCAAAAATTTTGCCCCCGGTGGCCATCGCCACGGCGACGTTTCCATTCTTGATTTCCTCCCAGTCGTTATAGCGGGTGACATAGTTGAAGATAACCATAAACACGATGAGTGCCACGGCCGCGACCGAGAAGAACGCGAGTGTTTCCAGGTACGGGTTAGCCATTAATTGATCCACCTCTTCATTCATAGAAATACACGCCCTTCAAAAGGTATGTATGAACGTTGGAAGAGACTGAAGCTACCTCCAGTCTCTTCGGTCCTTTATGGTGAGTTTACCACAAAAATGTTTACTGCTGCTGATTCTTGTTCGCGACTTTGGCTTTCAGCGCAGCGAGCTCATCTTCGACCCCGTCGTTCTGATCCAGCTTGGAAAGCTCGTCGTCGAGGGAGCGGTTGGAGCTGCGGAGCTCGTTGCTCGCCTGGGCTTCCGCTTCCAGCTGGGCCACCTTATCGCTCATGCGGTCGAAGCCGCGGGCCGCGTTGTCGGTCCCGAAGCCGGACATCGCCTGGTTGATGGACTTCTGGGCTTTGGCCGCCTCGGCGCGGGCCACCAGAAGATCCTTCTTGTTCTTCATCTTGTTGAACTCGTCCTTCATCTCAGACAGCTGGCTGCGAAGACGGTCGGCGTTCTCCTTCGCGATGGCGTATTGGTTCTTCATTTCATCATAGCGGGTCTGGTGCTCTTTCTTGTCCTGCAGGGCGCGGCGGGCCAGATCTTCGTTGCCCTGCTCCAGAGCCTTCTCGGCTTGGGTCTGACGCTTCTGCACCATCTCTTCGGCTTCTTCATACTGCTGCTTGAACTTCTTCTCTACGGCAATCTGCTTGGCGACAGCCGCTTCGGCATCCATAATGTCCTGCTCCATATCCCTCAGGAACTGGTTCAGCATCTTAACCGGGTCTTCCGCTTTGTCGAGCAGATCGTTAATCGAAGCCGCCGTCAGGTCACGCAGTCTTTTAAAAATTCCCATTGATTGGTTCCTCCTGGAAAGGTAATTTATTTGGTTGGGTTGGATTGGCTCGAGCGTTTCACACCTATTTCTACGTGCCATGATAGACAGAGTTTCACTTTCCGCAAAAAATTCTTTATCCGGGAAATTACCCGTTTCTTTCGGGTTCTGAAACCCCGCCTGTCTTATTTCAGTTCCACAACGGTAACCCCGGTTCCGCCTTCCCCGTAATTGCCGATCCGGTAGCTCTTTACGTGCTTGTGCCGGCGCAGAAAATCCTGTACGCCGGTCCGGAGCGCCCCGGTTCCCTTGCCATGGATCAAATAAACCTGGCTGAAGTTGGCGAGGAAGGATTCGTCCAAGAACCGGTCGATCTCGATAATCGCTTCTTCAATGTTGGAGCCGCGGAGATCCAGCTCCGTCCGCGCGTTCTCGTCCCGCGAACGCTTGACGCCCGTAACGACCTGCTGCTGAGGCTTCTGGTTCTCGGGAGCCGATTTCAGCAGCTCCAGGTCGCTCACGGGGACCTTCATCTTCAGGATCCCGAGCTGGACGGTGGCCTCGGTTCCGGCCAAGTCGACGACGTGGCCTTTCTGGCCGAGACTGCCTACGCGAACCTCATCGCCCGCACGGATCGCCCGCTCCTTCTTCGGCGGAAGCTGGCGGGAGGCGCCGGTTCCCGGCTTGCGCAGCTTCGGCGCCGCCTCGTCCAGCCGGCGCTTCGCGTCGATCAGCTGATGCTCCTTGATCGACGAACGCTCCTCGAGCGCCATCCGTCGCAGGTCGGCGACGATCGCATCGGCTTCGCGGCGGGCCTTCGCCACCGCGTCGGCCGCCTCCTGCTCCGCCTTCGCCAGGAGCCGCCCGCGCTGCTCCTCGAAGCGCCGCTGCTGGTCGTCGAGCTGCCGCTTCAGCGCTTCGACCTCGCGGTGCAGCTGCTCGGCGCTCTGGCGCTCCGCCTCCGCCGTGAGCCGGTTCTCCTCGAGCGTCGCGATCATCGTTTCCACGCGCTGGTCCTCTTCGGTGACCTGGCCGCGCGCGTGCTCGATGATCGGCTTAGCTAACCCGAGCCGCTCGGC contains:
- a CDS encoding DUF350 domain-containing protein; amino-acid sequence: MNEEVDQLMANPYLETLAFFSVAAVALIVFMVIFNYVTRYNDWEEIKNGNVAVAMATGGKIFGICNIFRFAILNNDTLLESVIWSCYGFVLLLVAYFVFEMLTPYFKIDEQVKNDNKAVGLISMIISISVSYVIGASVT
- a CDS encoding PspA/IM30 family protein, translated to MGIFKRLRDLTAASINDLLDKAEDPVKMLNQFLRDMEQDIMDAEAAVAKQIAVEKKFKQQYEEAEEMVQKRQTQAEKALEQGNEDLARRALQDKKEHQTRYDEMKNQYAIAKENADRLRSQLSEMKDEFNKMKNKKDLLVARAEAAKAQKSINQAMSGFGTDNAARGFDRMSDKVAQLEAEAQASNELRSSNRSLDDELSKLDQNDGVEDELAALKAKVANKNQQQ